AAGCGGCACAGGAGAGGTGATCGGGGAACAAATTGCTCAAACCGGGCTACCTGCTATTATGATCCCGTTCTTCATTGCTACCGCTGTTCGACTCATCCAAGGGAGTGGTACCGTCGCAATGATCACCGGTGCCTCGATCTCCGCACCCATTGTTGCAACAATGGATGTCAGCATGGTCTTTGCAGCGTTGGCAGCTACTGTGGGATCAATGGTGTTTTCCTACTTCAATGACAGCATGTTTTGGGTCGTTAACCGTATGCTCGGGATCAAGAACGTCAAAGAGCAGCTGTTAGTATGGTCGATTCCTACGACGATCGCCTGGGGTGTCGCGCTGCCATTATTGTTGATCCTGAACGGTTTGTTTGGATAAGTTGCAGGGTACACCTTGCTCGTATATCAGCCAAACATCAATTAGGCAACCGCTCACAGCGGTTGCCTAGTTATCGTCCAATTTCCTAAGCGTCCACCCGGTATACGCATAAAAAAGTGCAATAAACGGTGTCACAAGACTAAGAAACACAAAAAACACATACTCCATCCCCACATTCAATGTTGTCATGACAAATGCGCCGATAACGCCCCAGGGGACGAGTGGGTGCAGGATGGTCCCGCCGTCTTCGATCGTACGGCTGAGGTTTTTCGGATGGAGGTTGTGACGTTTGTAGGCATCTTCATACATCTGGCCGGGAAGGATAATCGATAAATACTGTTCTCCGGTGACAACGCTAACGCCAAAGCAAGAGGCCATTGTTGATGCGATCGTGTTGCCTCGGCTTCTAAGCACCCTCTGCATGCCTTCGATTAAGGCTCCGGTCATGCCGATGCCTTGGATAAGTCCGCCAAACGCGAGCGCGATAATAATCAAGGATACACCAAAGAGCATGCTCTCGAGGCCGCCCAAAGATAACAGTTCATCAATCGGGGAAAAGCCAGTTTCAGCAGTATATCCGGAGTGGGCGGCTATCATAATATCCCCGGGTGTGCTGCCCGGTACGGTTATGAATGTTGTCAAAGCTGCAACCATCAGGCCCGCTGCCAATGAAGGGAGCGGTTTAAAGCGTGCGAGGGCTAACCCAATGATTAGCAATGGCGATAACAGGGTCACGATGCTAATCGTAAATTCCGATTGCAAGACGGCCATCATTTCATCAATTTGTCCGGTGTCTGCCGTTCCTTCCGTGGTAACCATCCCGATCACAGCAAAAATAATTAAGGCAATGATAAGCGCCGGAATCGTCGTCCATAACATATGGCGAATGTGTTCAAAAATGTTCGTTTTTGCCGTCGCGGCGGCAAGGTTTGTCGTATCTGAGAGGGGCGATAGTTTATCCCCGAACATCGCGCCGCTCACGATCGCGCCCGCGGCCATTGCCGGCGATACATCCATGCCATAGGCGACTCCCATGAGCGAGACGCCGATCGTGCCCATGGCACTTAACGAACTCCCGACCATCGTCGCCACAATCGCGGAGATGATAACGGTGGAGACGAGGAAAGTGGCGGGAGATAGCAGCTGCAGGCCGTAATATGTAATCGTCTGGACGGTGCCATTCAACACCCAGACACCGATGAGTGTTCCAATTAAACTTAGAATCAGGATGGGGGCAATCCCCTGTGCGATGCCGTTGATCAACGTTTTTTCCATTTGATCCCATTTATAATCGAGCATGAATCCATAGATTGTCACGATCATCGCGCTGATTAATATCGGGATGTGAGGGGCCGCCTCATAATAAAGGATACTAACTGCCAGAACGAGAATGACGATAAATAAAACCAATAGGGAACCGCGAAGGCTTGCTTTATTTTCCACGACGGATCTTCCTCCCTTTAAACCATGAAAGTGTCATTTTAATAGACGAAAAGACAAGAATCAACCATCTTCTCTTCGGTCCATGTCCCTGTCCCGGTTTTTGATGGTCTCTTCCTGCTCTTTTGTCCGCGCTGCTGGGTGATCGGGATCGTCATAGCGACGTTCCGAGGTATGCCAATGGTTGTGGCGGATGACATCGTAAATCGCCCGGCCGTTCGTCGGTTGCCCGTCGGGATGGTAGACAGGTAATGCATCAAAAAGGACAAAATAAAACGTATAGAATAAAAAGGTATTCCAAAAAATCTCCCCGCCTATAACTTCAGCGCCAAGCAATGAATTGATTACTGCCGCTACGAAAATGTTGCTGAGCATCGGAGAGGCATAAATCAAAATATGCCAAAATTTATGATCCGGTTGAATCTCGTCATACGTCACCCAGCTCGTTATAAAAAAATAGCGACGTATTTCTATGGAAGGAAGACGAAATAAAATGGGTC
The Salicibibacter kimchii DNA segment above includes these coding regions:
- the nhaC gene encoding Na+/H+ antiporter NhaC encodes the protein MENKASLRGSLLVLFIVILVLAVSILYYEAAPHIPILISAMIVTIYGFMLDYKWDQMEKTLINGIAQGIAPILILSLIGTLIGVWVLNGTVQTITYYGLQLLSPATFLVSTVIISAIVATMVGSSLSAMGTIGVSLMGVAYGMDVSPAMAAGAIVSGAMFGDKLSPLSDTTNLAAATAKTNIFEHIRHMLWTTIPALIIALIIFAVIGMVTTEGTADTGQIDEMMAVLQSEFTISIVTLLSPLLIIGLALARFKPLPSLAAGLMVAALTTFITVPGSTPGDIMIAAHSGYTAETGFSPIDELLSLGGLESMLFGVSLIIIALAFGGLIQGIGMTGALIEGMQRVLRSRGNTIASTMASCFGVSVVTGEQYLSIILPGQMYEDAYKRHNLHPKNLSRTIEDGGTILHPLVPWGVIGAFVMTTLNVGMEYVFFVFLSLVTPFIALFYAYTGWTLRKLDDN